From Hoplias malabaricus isolate fHopMal1 chromosome 11, fHopMal1.hap1, whole genome shotgun sequence, a single genomic window includes:
- the LOC136709824 gene encoding ATP-sensitive inward rectifier potassium channel 1-like codes for MKMKCSLRQLLTNYLKKRQLRQNRLVTKDGHCNIEYGNVKYKTFFAYVLDFWTTFVEIRWRFVFFLFVASFNLSWFIFGLLWYWIAQNNGDLLWQDPPKDHKSCVINVKGMTSAFLFSVETQTTVGFGGRVITPYCPGAIILLIIQTLVGAIINCFWCGVVMTKIALPKKRVKTITFSEVAVICPDQGGLCLQVRVANLRKSLMISSQIFGKLIRTNVISEGEPIILDQVNVDFTVEAGQDILFFVCPLTLSHVIDKRSPFFEMTVNTLYQQEFELVVFLDGTSESTSSSCQVRTSYLPQEIMWGYKFLPTISRSKEGKYLVDLNNFDKMKPIETASCAGCLDSEKCHRHHSTKGIDNPSFEDIIIGGPNSVDNI; via the coding sequence ACAAACTACCTGAAGAAGCGCCAGCTTCGCCAAAACCGATTAGTGACAAAAGACGGCCACTGCAACATTGAATATGGCAATGTGAAATACAAGACGTTCTTTGCATATGTCCTAGATTTCTGGACCACCTTCGTGGAGATCCGCTGGCGCtttgtatttttcttgtttgtggcATCCTTCAATCTCAGCTGGTTCATTTTTGGACTCCTCTGGTACTGGATTGCCCAGAACAATGGGGACCTGTTATGGCAAGACCCACCGAAAGATCACAAATCATGTGTAATTAATGTGAAAGGCATGACCAGTgccttccttttctctgtggaAACACAGACGACGGTGGGCTTCGGTGGACGAGTCATCACCCCTTACTGCCCTGGTGCTATCATACTTCTGATAATCCAGACTCTGGTTGGCGCGATCATTAACTGCTTCTGGTGCGGTGTGGTGATGACCAAGATTGCCCTTCccaaaaaaagagtaaaaaccATCACATTCAGTGAGGTAGCCGTTATCTGTCCAGACCAGGGTGGCCTCTGCTTGCAGGTCCGAGTGGCCAACCTGCGGAAATCTTTGATGATCAGCAGCCAGATCTTTGGGAAACTAATCCGCACAAATGTTATTTCTGAAGGCGAGCCCATCATCCTCGACCAGGTCAATGTTGATTTCACAGTGGAAGCTGGGCAGGACATTCTGTTCTTTGTTTGCCCATTGACCCTTTCCCATGTGATTGACAAGAGAAGTCCATTTTTTGAGATGACAGTGAACACCCTGTACCAGCAAGAGTTTGAGCTTGTGGTGTTTCTTGATGGCACTAGTGagtccaccagctcctcctgccAAGTCAGGACTTCCTACCTCCCACAGGAGATCATGTGGGGCTACAAGTTCCTGCCCACCATCTCTCGTAGCAAAGAGGGGAAGTATCTTGTGGACTTAAACAATTTTGATAAAATGAAGCCCATAGAAACTGCTAGCTGTGCTGGATGCTTAGACAGTGAGAAATGCCATAGGCACCACTCGACTAAAGGCATCGACAATCCAAGTTTTGAGGACATTATCATTGGTGGTCCCAACAGTGTTGATAATATATGA